In one window of Streptomyces showdoensis DNA:
- the hpnC gene encoding squalene synthase HpnC, with the protein MTGTRQVHPDTSSRTTLGKAADENFPVAPFFLPRAWRDDLMAVYGFARLVDDIGDGDLAPGGADARLLGVAPERADDRLAMLDAFETDLLRVFAPADGEPRHPLLRALRPTVERCRLTPGPFLGLVAANRQDQLVRRYESYDELLAYCELSANPVGRLVLAITGTATPERLRRSDEICTALQIVEHLQDVAEDLARDRIYLPAEDMKRFHVTEDDLARPTAGASVRALIAFEADRARALLDAGAPLVGSVRGRLRLLLAGFTAGGYAALDAVAGAGYDVLPGPPKAAKPSLMRRAGAVLLTARREG; encoded by the coding sequence GTGACGGGAACCCGGCAGGTGCACCCCGACACCTCCTCGCGCACGACGCTCGGCAAGGCCGCGGACGAGAACTTCCCCGTGGCCCCCTTCTTCCTGCCACGCGCCTGGCGCGACGACCTGATGGCCGTCTACGGCTTCGCCCGGCTCGTCGACGACATCGGCGACGGCGACCTCGCCCCCGGCGGCGCCGACGCCCGCCTGCTCGGCGTCGCACCCGAGCGGGCCGACGACCGGCTCGCGATGCTCGACGCCTTCGAGACCGACCTGCTGCGCGTCTTCGCCCCCGCCGACGGCGAGCCGCGCCACCCGCTGCTGCGGGCCCTGCGTCCCACCGTCGAGCGGTGCCGGCTCACCCCCGGGCCGTTCCTCGGCCTCGTCGCCGCCAACCGGCAGGACCAGCTGGTCCGTCGCTACGAGAGCTACGACGAGCTCCTCGCCTACTGCGAGCTCTCCGCCAACCCCGTCGGCCGGCTCGTGCTCGCCATCACCGGCACCGCCACCCCCGAACGACTGCGCCGCTCCGACGAGATCTGCACCGCGCTGCAGATCGTCGAGCACCTCCAGGACGTCGCCGAGGACCTGGCGCGCGACCGGATCTACCTGCCCGCCGAGGACATGAAGCGTTTCCACGTCACCGAGGACGACCTGGCCCGGCCCACCGCCGGCGCCTCGGTCCGCGCCCTGATCGCCTTCGAGGCCGACCGGGCCCGCGCCCTGCTCGACGCGGGCGCCCCGCTGGTCGGCAGCGTCCGCGGCCGGCTGCGGCTGCTGCTCGCCGGGTTCACCGCCGGGGGGTACGCGGCGCTGGACGCCGTCGCCGGCGCCGGCTACGACGTCCTGCCCGGGCCGCCGAAGGCCGCCAAACCGAGTCTGATGCGCCGGGCGGGTGCCGTCCTGCTCACGGCACGGAGAGAGGGGTGA
- the hpnD gene encoding presqualene diphosphate synthase HpnD codes for MIRTVEEQPQPSAPVQAAYSYCEAVTGQQARNFAYGIRLLPIDKRQAMSALYAFSRRVDDIGDGPLAPEEKDRRLEATRALLGRVRAGEVEEDDTDPVAVALADAARRFPIPLGGLDELIDGVLMDVRGETYETWDDLKVYCRCVAGAIGRLSLGVFGTQPGAHGADRAGEYADTLGLALQLTNILRDVREDAGNGRTYLPADDLAKFGCSDGFGSDTPPAGSDFDGLVHYEVRRARALFAEGYRLLPMLDRRSGACVAAMAGIYRRLLDRIERDPSAVLRGRVSLPGREKAYVAVRGLSGLDARHISRRTTVRRPA; via the coding sequence GTGATCCGGACCGTGGAGGAACAGCCGCAGCCGTCCGCACCGGTACAGGCCGCGTACAGCTACTGCGAGGCCGTGACCGGGCAGCAGGCCCGCAACTTCGCGTACGGGATCCGACTCCTGCCGATCGACAAGCGGCAGGCCATGTCGGCGCTCTACGCCTTCTCGCGCCGCGTCGACGACATCGGCGACGGGCCGCTCGCGCCCGAGGAGAAGGACCGGCGCCTGGAGGCGACCCGGGCGCTGCTCGGCCGCGTCCGCGCCGGCGAGGTCGAGGAGGACGACACCGACCCGGTCGCCGTCGCCCTCGCCGACGCTGCCCGCCGCTTCCCGATCCCGCTCGGCGGGCTCGACGAACTCATCGACGGCGTCCTCATGGACGTGCGCGGCGAGACCTACGAGACCTGGGACGACCTCAAGGTCTACTGCCGCTGCGTCGCCGGGGCCATCGGCCGGCTCTCGCTCGGCGTCTTCGGCACCCAGCCCGGCGCCCACGGCGCCGACCGGGCCGGCGAGTACGCCGACACCCTGGGGCTCGCCCTCCAGCTGACCAACATCCTCCGGGACGTACGGGAGGACGCCGGCAACGGGCGCACCTACCTGCCCGCCGACGACCTGGCCAAGTTCGGCTGCTCCGACGGCTTCGGCAGCGACACCCCGCCCGCCGGCAGCGACTTCGACGGGCTCGTCCACTACGAAGTGCGGCGCGCCCGGGCGCTGTTCGCCGAGGGGTACCGGCTGCTGCCCATGCTGGACCGGCGCAGCGGCGCCTGTGTCGCCGCCATGGCCGGGATCTACCGACGGCTGCTCGACCGCATCGAGCGCGACCCCTCCGCGGTGCTGCGCGGCCGGGTCTCGCTCCCCGGGCGCGAGAAGGCCTACGTCGCGGTGCGGGGCCTGTCGGGGCTCGACGCCCGGCACATCTCGCGGCGGACCACCGTCAGGAGGCCGGCGTGA
- the hpnE gene encoding hydroxysqualene dehydroxylase HpnE: MTADQRWATAGDTAVGGGPRPHAVVVGGGLAGVTSALQLADAGVRVTLLEGRPRLGGLAFSFKRGELTVDNGQHVYLRCCTAYRWFLDRVEGAHLAPVQSRLDVPVLDVGHPAGPRLGRLRRTGLPVPLHLARSLATYPHLSLAERASVGRAALALRKLDPADPALDGIDFATWLGRHGQSPRTVEALWDLVGVATLNATAPHASMGLAAMVFKTGLLSEPGAADIGWAHVPLGELHDTLARKALDTAGVRVEVRAKAERILRNDGGGWSVHTAGETLEADTVVLAVPQRETRELLPDGALDDPDRLLDIGTAPILNLHVVYDRKVLRQPFFTALGSPVQWVFDRTESSGLTGGGQYLAVSQSAAQDDIDEPVAALRERYLPELERLLPAARGAGIRDFFVTRERTATFAPTPGVGRLRPGARTHAPGLYLAGAWTATGWPATMEGAVRSGFSAAGAALSALGRRYDHPLQEAA, translated from the coding sequence ATGACCGCCGATCAGCGCTGGGCCACGGCCGGGGACACCGCCGTCGGCGGCGGCCCGCGGCCGCACGCCGTCGTGGTCGGCGGCGGCCTCGCCGGCGTCACCAGCGCCCTCCAGCTGGCCGACGCCGGGGTGCGGGTCACCCTGCTGGAAGGGCGCCCCCGGCTGGGCGGCCTCGCCTTCTCGTTCAAGCGCGGCGAGCTCACCGTCGACAACGGCCAGCACGTCTACCTGCGCTGCTGCACCGCCTACCGCTGGTTCCTCGACCGCGTCGAAGGCGCCCACCTCGCGCCCGTGCAGTCCCGGCTCGACGTGCCCGTGCTCGACGTCGGCCACCCGGCCGGGCCCCGGCTCGGACGGCTGCGGCGCACCGGCCTTCCGGTGCCCCTGCACCTCGCCAGGAGCCTCGCAACCTATCCGCACCTCTCGCTCGCCGAACGGGCGAGCGTCGGACGGGCCGCGCTCGCCCTCAGGAAGCTCGACCCCGCCGACCCCGCCCTCGACGGGATCGACTTCGCGACCTGGCTCGGCCGCCACGGGCAGTCCCCCCGCACCGTCGAGGCGCTGTGGGACCTCGTGGGCGTCGCCACCCTCAACGCCACCGCGCCGCACGCCTCCATGGGGCTCGCCGCGATGGTCTTCAAGACCGGCCTCCTCTCCGAGCCCGGCGCCGCCGACATCGGCTGGGCGCACGTCCCGCTCGGCGAGCTGCACGACACCCTCGCCCGCAAGGCCCTGGACACGGCCGGGGTGCGCGTCGAGGTGCGCGCCAAGGCCGAGCGGATCCTCCGGAACGACGGCGGCGGCTGGAGCGTCCACACCGCAGGGGAGACCCTGGAGGCCGACACCGTCGTCCTCGCCGTACCGCAGCGCGAGACCCGCGAGCTGCTGCCCGACGGGGCGCTCGACGACCCCGACAGGCTGCTCGACATCGGCACCGCGCCCATCCTCAACCTGCACGTCGTCTACGACCGCAAGGTGCTGCGGCAGCCCTTCTTCACCGCGCTCGGCTCCCCGGTCCAGTGGGTCTTCGACCGCACCGAGTCCTCCGGCCTGACCGGCGGCGGCCAGTACCTCGCCGTCTCCCAGTCCGCCGCCCAGGACGACATCGACGAGCCCGTCGCCGCGCTCCGCGAGCGCTACCTCCCGGAGCTGGAGCGGCTGCTGCCCGCCGCCCGCGGCGCCGGGATCCGCGACTTCTTCGTCACGCGGGAGCGCACCGCGACCTTCGCCCCGACCCCCGGCGTCGGGCGGCTCCGCCCCGGCGCCCGCACCCACGCCCCGGGCCTGTACCTGGCCGGCGCGTGGACCGCCACCGGCTGGCCCGCGACCATGGAGGGTGCGGTCCGCAGCGGCTTCAGCGCCGCGGGCGCCGCGCTCTCCGCCCTCGGCCGCCGTTACGACCATCCGCTGCAGGAGGCGGCATGA
- a CDS encoding polyprenyl synthetase family protein, producing the protein MPPGNPAVDTADVAALLERGRALSTPVMRAAVDRLAPPMDTVAAYHFGWIDAHGNPAEGDSGKAVRPALALISAEAAGAAPEVGIPGAVAVELVHNFSLLHDDLMDGDEQRRHRDTVWKVHGPAQAILVGDALFALANELLLELGTVEAGRATRRLTTATRKLIDGQAQDISYEHRERVTVEECLEMEGNKTGALLACAVSIGAVLGGADDRTADKLEEYGYHLGLAFQAVDDLLGIWGDPESTGKQTWSDLRQRKKSLPVVAALAAGGPASERLGELLAADAKSSDFDSFSEEEFATRAALIEEAGGREWTSQEARRQHAIAIRALHDVELPAHVRSQLTALADFVVVRKR; encoded by the coding sequence GTGCCCCCGGGGAATCCGGCGGTCGACACCGCGGACGTCGCCGCACTGCTGGAACGGGGCCGCGCCCTGTCCACGCCCGTCATGCGGGCGGCCGTCGACCGCCTCGCGCCGCCCATGGACACCGTGGCCGCGTACCACTTCGGCTGGATCGACGCCCACGGCAACCCGGCCGAGGGCGACAGCGGCAAGGCCGTCCGCCCCGCGCTGGCCCTGATCTCCGCCGAGGCCGCGGGCGCCGCCCCCGAGGTCGGCATCCCCGGCGCCGTCGCCGTGGAGCTCGTGCACAACTTCTCGCTGCTCCACGACGACCTGATGGACGGCGACGAGCAGCGCAGGCACCGCGACACGGTGTGGAAGGTGCACGGCCCCGCCCAGGCCATCCTGGTCGGCGACGCCCTCTTCGCCCTCGCCAACGAACTGCTCCTCGAACTCGGCACCGTCGAGGCCGGCCGGGCCACCCGCCGGCTGACCACGGCCACCCGCAAGCTCATCGACGGGCAGGCCCAGGACATCTCGTACGAGCACCGCGAGCGGGTCACCGTCGAGGAGTGCCTGGAGATGGAGGGCAACAAGACCGGCGCCCTGCTCGCCTGCGCCGTCTCCATCGGCGCCGTCCTCGGCGGCGCGGACGACCGCACCGCCGACAAGCTGGAGGAGTACGGCTACCACCTCGGCCTCGCCTTCCAGGCCGTCGACGACCTGCTCGGCATCTGGGGCGACCCGGAGTCCACCGGCAAGCAGACCTGGTCCGACCTGCGCCAGCGGAAGAAGTCCCTGCCGGTCGTCGCCGCCCTCGCGGCCGGCGGCCCCGCCTCCGAGCGGCTCGGCGAACTGCTCGCCGCCGACGCCAAGAGCAGCGACTTCGACAGCTTCTCCGAGGAGGAGTTCGCCACCCGCGCCGCCCTCATCGAGGAGGCCGGCGGGCGTGAGTGGACCTCCCAGGAGGCCCGCCGCCAGCACGCGATCGCCATCCGGGCCCTGCACGACGTGGAGCTGCCCGCCCACGTCCGTTCCCAGCTCACGGCGCTGGCCGATTTCGTCGTCGTCCGGAAGAGATGA
- a CDS encoding 1-hydroxy-2-methyl-2-butenyl 4-diphosphate reductase: MARDPGGAAGSGSPGGPGSPGVRGAPAAVPPLLIACALGIEQLALRSGARGERAGAPAPLTVVRTGMGPAHARRTVSRALEREAWRDAAVIASGFCAGLEPGMHPGDLVVADETRGPDGVTPCTGTELLVKALARAVPGRAVHTGPLTGSDHVVRGPERAELRAGGAVAVDMESAATLRTAVAAGPRPVAAVRVVVDAPEHELVRIGTVRGGISAFRVLRAVLPAFFEWHRSLLLPRR, translated from the coding sequence ATGGCCCGGGACCCCGGCGGAGCCGCCGGATCCGGCAGCCCCGGTGGCCCCGGCAGCCCCGGTGTCCGCGGCGCGCCGGCCGCCGTGCCGCCGCTGCTCATCGCCTGCGCGCTCGGCATCGAGCAGCTGGCGCTGCGCAGCGGCGCGCGCGGGGAGCGGGCCGGGGCGCCCGCGCCGCTGACGGTGGTGCGGACCGGGATGGGCCCCGCGCACGCGCGCCGGACCGTCTCCCGGGCCCTGGAGCGCGAGGCCTGGCGGGACGCGGCCGTCATCGCCTCCGGCTTCTGCGCGGGGCTCGAACCAGGGATGCACCCCGGCGACCTCGTCGTCGCCGACGAGACCCGCGGCCCCGACGGGGTCACCCCCTGCACGGGCACCGAGCTGCTGGTGAAGGCGCTCGCCCGGGCGGTGCCGGGGCGAGCCGTCCACACCGGCCCGCTGACCGGCTCCGACCACGTGGTGCGCGGCCCCGAGCGGGCCGAGCTGCGGGCCGGCGGGGCGGTCGCCGTCGACATGGAGTCCGCCGCCACCCTGCGTACGGCGGTGGCGGCCGGTCCCCGCCCGGTTGCGGCCGTACGGGTGGTCGTGGACGCTCCAGAACATGAACTGGTCCGGATCGGCACGGTACGCGGTGGAATATCGGCTTTCCGCGTTCTTCGTGCCGTCCTTCCCGCATTCTTCGAATGGCACCGTTCTTTGCTGCTCCCCAGGAGGTGA
- the hpnH gene encoding adenosyl-hopene transferase HpnH gives MAMPLRQSIRVGTYLFEQKLRKRDKFPLIVELEPLFACNLKCEGCGKIQHPAGVLKQRMPVAQAVGAVLESGAPMVSIAGGEPLMHPQIHEIVRQLVAKRKYVFLCTNAMLLRKKLENFTPSPYFAFAVHIDGLRERHDESVAKEGVFDEAVAAIKEAKRRGFRVTTNSTFFNTDTPQTIIEVLNFLNDDLQVDEMMISPAYAYEKAPDQEHFLGVEQTRELFKKAFAGGNRRRWRLNHSPLFLDFLEGKADFPCTAWAIPNYSLFGWQRPCYLMSDGYVPTYRELIEETDWDKYGRGKDPRCANCMAHCGYEPTAVLATMGSLKESLRAVRETVHGNNG, from the coding sequence ATGGCCATGCCGCTCCGTCAGTCCATCCGGGTCGGGACCTACCTCTTCGAACAGAAGCTCCGCAAGCGGGACAAGTTCCCGCTGATCGTCGAGCTGGAGCCGCTGTTCGCCTGCAACCTCAAGTGCGAGGGCTGCGGCAAGATCCAGCACCCGGCGGGCGTGCTCAAGCAGCGCATGCCGGTCGCCCAGGCCGTCGGGGCCGTCCTGGAGTCCGGGGCGCCGATGGTCTCCATCGCCGGCGGCGAGCCGCTGATGCACCCCCAGATCCACGAGATCGTGCGCCAGCTGGTGGCCAAGCGCAAGTACGTCTTCCTCTGCACCAACGCGATGCTGCTGCGCAAGAAGCTGGAGAACTTCACCCCCTCCCCGTACTTCGCCTTCGCCGTCCACATCGACGGACTGCGCGAACGGCACGACGAATCGGTCGCCAAGGAGGGCGTGTTCGACGAGGCGGTGGCGGCGATCAAGGAGGCCAAGCGGCGCGGCTTCCGGGTCACCACCAATTCGACCTTCTTCAACACCGACACCCCCCAGACGATCATCGAGGTGCTGAACTTCCTCAACGACGACCTCCAGGTCGACGAGATGATGATCTCGCCCGCATACGCCTACGAAAAGGCCCCCGACCAGGAGCACTTCCTCGGCGTCGAGCAGACCAGGGAACTCTTCAAGAAGGCCTTCGCAGGCGGAAACCGGCGTCGTTGGCGGCTCAACCACTCGCCGCTCTTCCTCGATTTCCTGGAAGGCAAGGCCGATTTCCCCTGCACCGCGTGGGCGATCCCGAACTACTCCCTCTTCGGGTGGCAGCGCCCCTGCTATCTGATGAGCGACGGCTACGTCCCCACGTACCGCGAGCTCATCGAGGAGACCGACTGGGACAAGTACGGCCGCGGCAAGGACCCGCGCTGCGCCAACTGCATGGCGCACTGCGGCTACGAGCCCACCGCCGTCCTCGCCACCATGGGCTCGCTCAAGGAGTCCCTGCGCGCGGTCCGGGAGACGGTCCACGGGAACAACGGGTGA
- a CDS encoding aspartate aminotransferase family protein, whose amino-acid sequence MRALLAERGGERYELHARYLNHQLPRMLHTIGFDKVYERAEGAHFWDADGADHLDMLAGFGVMGLGRHHPVVRKALHDVLDAGLADLTRFDCQPLPGLLAERLLAHSPHLDRVFFGNSGTEAVETALKFARHATGRPRVVYCSHAFHGLTAGSLSVNGEKGFRDGFAPLLPDTEIALGDLDALERELRRGDVAAFVVEPIQGKGVHAAPPGFLRAAQELLHRHGALLIVDEVQTGLGRTGDFYAYQHEEGVEPDLVCVAKALSGGYVPVGATLGKDWIFKKVYSSMDRVLVHSASFGSNAQAMAAGLAVLSVMESEDTVAHVRRIGDLLAGRLRELVPRYELLKEIRGRGLMIGIEFGRPSSLGLRSRWTMLQAARKGLFAQMVVVPLLQRHRILTQVSGDHLEVIKLIPPLIIDEADVDRFVTAFTAVMDDAHGGGGLMWDFGKTLVKQAVAQR is encoded by the coding sequence CTGCGGGCGCTGCTCGCCGAGCGCGGGGGCGAGCGGTACGAGCTGCACGCCCGGTACCTCAACCACCAGCTCCCGCGCATGCTCCACACCATCGGCTTCGACAAGGTGTACGAGCGGGCCGAGGGCGCCCACTTCTGGGACGCGGACGGGGCGGACCACCTCGACATGCTCGCCGGCTTCGGCGTCATGGGCCTGGGCCGGCACCACCCGGTCGTCCGCAAGGCGCTGCACGACGTCCTCGACGCCGGGCTCGCCGACCTCACCCGCTTCGACTGCCAGCCGCTGCCCGGACTGCTCGCCGAGCGGCTGCTGGCCCACAGCCCCCACCTCGACCGGGTCTTCTTCGGCAACAGCGGCACCGAGGCCGTGGAGACCGCCCTCAAGTTCGCCCGTCACGCCACCGGGCGGCCGAGGGTCGTCTACTGCTCCCACGCCTTCCACGGGCTCACCGCCGGCTCGCTCTCCGTCAACGGCGAGAAGGGCTTCCGGGACGGCTTCGCCCCGCTGCTGCCCGACACGGAGATCGCGCTCGGCGACCTGGACGCGCTGGAGCGGGAGCTGCGCAGGGGGGACGTCGCCGCCTTCGTCGTGGAGCCGATCCAGGGCAAGGGCGTGCACGCGGCCCCGCCGGGCTTCCTGCGCGCCGCCCAGGAGCTGCTGCACCGGCACGGCGCGCTGCTCATCGTCGACGAGGTGCAGACCGGCCTCGGCCGGACCGGCGACTTCTACGCCTACCAGCACGAGGAGGGCGTCGAGCCGGACCTGGTCTGCGTCGCCAAGGCGCTCTCCGGCGGCTACGTGCCGGTCGGCGCCACGCTCGGCAAGGACTGGATCTTCAAGAAGGTCTACTCGTCGATGGACCGGGTCCTGGTCCACTCGGCCAGCTTCGGCTCGAACGCGCAGGCGATGGCCGCCGGGCTCGCCGTGCTCTCGGTGATGGAGTCCGAGGACACGGTCGCCCACGTACGGCGGATCGGCGACCTGCTGGCCGGCCGGCTGCGCGAGCTCGTGCCGCGCTACGAGCTGCTGAAGGAGATCCGGGGCCGCGGGCTGATGATCGGCATCGAGTTCGGCCGGCCGTCCTCGCTGGGCCTGCGCAGCCGCTGGACGATGCTCCAGGCCGCCCGCAAGGGCCTCTTCGCCCAGATGGTCGTGGTGCCGCTGCTCCAGCGCCACCGGATCCTCACCCAGGTCTCGGGGGACCATCTGGAAGTGATCAAGCTGATCCCGCCGCTGATCATCGACGAGGCGGACGTGGACCGCTTCGTGACCGCCTTCACGGCGGTGATGGACGACGCCCACGGGGGTGGCGGGCTGATGTGGGACTTCGGGAAGACGCTGGTCAAGCAGGCGGTCGCACAGCGCTGA
- a CDS encoding helix-turn-helix domain-containing protein produces the protein MDHVPGETSPAPAAHDATGADGPGVLPDVAPQLRALRRRRGLTLEAAAQRAGLSPAHLSRLETGNRQPSLPMLLALSRIYGTTVSELLGEIPPERDPVVRAGRSEPVEADGWIYRQAGGAGRALQCLRVHVPYATRADIVRVHPGEEWIHVLEGRVRLALGDAVHVLDPGDSAHFDSLTPHRIGAATRSGAELLFVHTLMQSPVAELCLGDGTPHRR, from the coding sequence ATGGACCACGTCCCCGGGGAGACCTCCCCGGCCCCTGCCGCCCACGACGCCACCGGCGCCGACGGCCCCGGCGTCCTGCCGGACGTCGCCCCGCAGCTGCGGGCCCTGCGCCGCCGCCGGGGGCTCACCCTGGAGGCCGCCGCCCAGCGCGCCGGTCTCTCCCCGGCCCACCTGTCCCGGCTGGAGACGGGGAACCGGCAGCCCTCGCTGCCGATGCTGCTCGCCCTGTCCCGTATCTACGGTACGACGGTCTCCGAGCTCCTGGGCGAGATCCCGCCCGAGCGCGACCCGGTCGTCCGGGCCGGACGCTCCGAGCCGGTCGAGGCGGACGGCTGGATCTACCGCCAGGCCGGCGGCGCCGGGCGCGCCCTGCAGTGCCTGCGCGTGCACGTCCCCTACGCCACCCGCGCCGACATCGTGCGGGTCCACCCCGGCGAGGAGTGGATCCACGTCCTGGAGGGCCGGGTCCGGCTCGCCCTCGGCGACGCGGTGCACGTCCTCGATCCCGGGGACAGCGCGCACTTCGACTCGCTCACCCCGCACCGGATCGGCGCCGCCACCCGCTCCGGGGCCGAGCTGCTCTTCGTCCACACCCTGATGCAGAGTCCCGTCGCCGAGCTGTGCCTCGGCGACGGGACCCCGCACCGGCGCTGA
- a CDS encoding DUF6126 family protein: MSEIPANSVPDTGEERGGGKFPKGLVLRLFAYLIAGHLFAGFLYLLFEMGGNR, from the coding sequence ATGTCTGAGATTCCCGCGAATTCCGTACCGGACACCGGCGAAGAGCGCGGCGGCGGCAAGTTCCCCAAGGGTCTGGTGCTCCGTCTGTTCGCCTACCTGATCGCCGGCCACCTCTTCGCAGGCTTCCTCTACCTGCTCTTCGAGATGGGCGGCAACCGGTAG
- a CDS encoding tyrosine-protein phosphatase, translating into MTQATTEPELTGVRNFRDLGGLPTVDGRSVRAGRLFRSGHLAHATPEDATFLATLDLHTVFDFRNEADVRIEGADVELPGVTNVNIPLNDPADGKEFWKLVRTGDLAQLHEILGDGKAAARMSESYQKMIVERTAEHSRILHAMAEDSLPALMHCAAGKDRAGLSIAITLLALGVEREAIEADYVKSNEPHRRYKVTRGSDAADAMSPEVMELLSPLFDARVEYLRAAFDTIEGTWGSVDAYLSEGLRLAPETRDQLRARLLDEA; encoded by the coding sequence GTGACGCAAGCGACGACCGAGCCCGAGCTGACCGGCGTACGCAACTTCCGCGACCTCGGCGGGCTGCCGACGGTGGACGGCCGGAGCGTGCGCGCCGGACGCCTCTTCCGCAGCGGTCACCTGGCGCACGCCACGCCGGAGGACGCGACGTTTCTGGCCACCCTCGACCTGCACACCGTCTTCGACTTCCGCAACGAGGCCGACGTGCGCATCGAGGGGGCGGACGTCGAACTGCCCGGCGTGACGAACGTGAACATACCGCTGAACGATCCGGCCGACGGCAAGGAGTTCTGGAAGCTGGTGCGCACCGGCGACCTGGCCCAGCTGCACGAGATCCTGGGCGACGGCAAGGCCGCGGCCCGGATGTCCGAGTCGTACCAGAAGATGATCGTGGAGCGGACGGCCGAGCACAGCCGCATCCTGCACGCCATGGCCGAGGACAGCCTCCCGGCGCTGATGCACTGCGCCGCCGGCAAGGACCGCGCCGGCCTGTCCATCGCGATCACGCTGCTCGCCCTCGGCGTCGAGCGCGAGGCGATCGAGGCGGACTACGTGAAGTCGAACGAGCCGCACCGGCGCTACAAGGTGACGCGCGGCTCCGACGCCGCGGACGCCATGTCGCCCGAGGTGATGGAGCTGCTCAGCCCGCTGTTCGACGCGCGGGTGGAGTACCTGCGGGCCGCCTTCGACACCATCGAGGGGACCTGGGGCTCGGTGGACGCCTACCTGTCCGAGGGCCTGCGGCTCGCCCCGGAGACCCGGGACCAGCTGCGCGCGCGGCTGCTCGACGAGGCGTAG
- a CDS encoding M23 family metallopeptidase — protein sequence MPAKGKHRRPKANPITRGFVAAGTGGAIVALPLIGATGAHAAEQAAPIAKAPQAVAAAAPAQAPAAAPAAAPKAYTVVRGDYLSKIADEHHLAGGWQKLYRDNRQVVGEDPSLILPGMKLTFGAKSTGKHTGKAHPPKAAAPAQSSGDDTRASRGGERSAAPATSASSSAAASSSSSSSSSSSAGETSSSGWVAPIAGGGVSTPYRASGSMWSSGYHTGVDFIASTGTTVRAVGPGTVYSAGDGGAYGNQVVIQHADGTFSQYAHLSSISVSAGQTVTGGQQIGLSGATGNVTGPHLHFEIRTGPEYGSDIDPLAALRGHGVSI from the coding sequence ATGCCCGCGAAGGGTAAGCACCGTCGTCCCAAGGCCAATCCGATCACCCGCGGCTTCGTCGCCGCCGGCACCGGTGGCGCCATCGTCGCCCTGCCGCTGATCGGCGCGACCGGCGCGCACGCCGCCGAGCAGGCCGCCCCGATCGCGAAGGCCCCGCAGGCCGTCGCCGCCGCGGCCCCCGCCCAGGCCCCGGCCGCCGCTCCCGCCGCCGCCCCGAAGGCGTACACCGTCGTCCGTGGCGACTACCTGTCGAAGATCGCCGACGAGCACCACCTCGCCGGCGGCTGGCAGAAGCTCTACCGCGACAACCGCCAGGTCGTCGGCGAGGACCCCTCACTGATCCTCCCCGGCATGAAGCTCACCTTCGGCGCCAAGAGCACCGGCAAGCACACCGGCAAGGCCCACCCGCCGAAGGCCGCCGCCCCCGCCCAGAGCAGCGGTGACGACACGCGTGCCTCCCGCGGCGGCGAGCGCTCCGCGGCCCCCGCCACCTCGGCCTCCTCCTCCGCGGCCGCTTCCTCCTCCTCCTCTTCGTCGTCCTCCTCCTCGGCGGGCGAGACCTCCTCCTCCGGCTGGGTCGCCCCGATAGCCGGCGGCGGTGTCTCCACCCCGTACCGCGCCTCCGGCTCGATGTGGTCCTCCGGCTACCACACCGGCGTCGACTTCATCGCCTCCACCGGCACCACCGTCCGCGCGGTCGGCCCGGGCACCGTCTACTCCGCCGGCGACGGCGGCGCGTACGGCAACCAGGTCGTCATCCAGCACGCCGACGGCACCTTCTCGCAGTACGCCCACCTGTCCTCGATCTCCGTCTCCGCCGGTCAGACCGTCACCGGCGGCCAGCAGATCGGCCTCTCCGGCGCGACCGGCAACGTCACCGGCCCGCACCTGCACTTCGAGATCCGCACCGGGCCGGAGTACGGCTCCGACATCGACCCGCTGGCCGCCCTGCGCGGGCACGGCGTCAGCATCTGA